The DNA sequence CGGGCCGAGGGTGTGCGTGGATGATGTCCTGGGCGGCCTGGAGGAGGCCGACATCGCCCACCTGGCCGCCCACGGCTCGGCGTCCTGGCAGGCGCCGATGCTGGCGGGTGTACTGCTGGAGGACGGACCGCTGTTCGCCTACGACGTCGAGCGGCTCGCCCGCGCGCCGCGGGTGACGGTGCTCTCGTCGTGCTGGGTCGGAGGTTCGGTTCCCGCGGCTTCGGGTGCCCCGCTGGGAATGGCGGCCTCGCTCCTCGCCGTGGGCGGCGGGGCGGTGGTGGCCGGGGTGCTGCCGGTAAGCGACCGCGGTATCACGCCCGCCATGCTCGCCTTCCACACGGCGCTGCACGCGGGCGCGACGCCCGCCGGCGCCGTTGCCGAGCACCTCGCCGACGCCGGTTTCATTTGCTACGGCGCCGGATGAGCCGATTCCGGGCGACGGGACCCGTACCGCCCGGTCCCGCCCGTCCCACTGCGGATCGGGAGGCGCAATGGTCTAGCGTGCGGGTATGGACGACGCCGCACATCCCCCCGCCGACCCGTTCACCGAAGGCTGGAGCGAGCCGCGCCTTTTCACGCTCGCCGAGGCGCGCTCGCTCATGCCGGAGGTCCACCGCCACGCCGACGAACTGGTGAACCTGCGCGCCGATCTCGCCGAGCTGGCCGCCGACCTGCGCGGCGGCGATTCCGCCCTGGGCGGCCGCGCCGAACTGAAGGCGGCCGAAGCGCGCTTGACCGAGCTGCAGACGTGGTTCGCCGACAACGGCATCGAGGTCAAGGGCGTGGCACCGCTGCTGATCGATTTCCCCGCCCTGCTCGACGGCGTGT is a window from the Streptomonospora litoralis genome containing:
- a CDS encoding DUF2203 domain-containing protein, translated to MDDAAHPPADPFTEGWSEPRLFTLAEARSLMPEVHRHADELVNLRADLAELAADLRGGDSALGGRAELKAAEARLTELQTWFADNGIEVKGVAPLLIDFPALLDGVSVRLCWLEGETELAWYHRTDLGFVARRPLPEHTSPF